The following are encoded together in the Serratia sp. UGAL515B_01 genome:
- a CDS encoding DMT family transporter, with protein MNALFPLLAVLIWSINAIVSKVSATAIDPAAISFYRWLLALIVLTPFMLPGTIRNWPTIRTNGWKLMILGLLGMVLYQSLAYYAAHSVSALFMGILNSLIPLLTVLISILVLRVVPTVGIALGTLLSLAGLVWLVSGGQPGLLLQHGIGKGEWLMFGASASYALYGVLTKRWAIALPNWQSLYMQILFGVILLLPNFLMTQDVQLNGQNIPLVLFAGIPASILAPFLWIQGVMRLGANKASIFMNLAPVFTAIIAVLFLHEHLHSYHLIGGGITLLGVILSQRLRTPLNKRC; from the coding sequence ATGAATGCACTTTTTCCCCTGCTGGCTGTACTTATCTGGTCGATCAACGCGATAGTCAGTAAAGTGTCGGCAACCGCTATCGATCCTGCAGCTATTTCTTTTTACCGCTGGTTACTGGCATTAATCGTTCTAACCCCTTTCATGCTGCCGGGAACGATCCGTAACTGGCCGACCATCCGCACCAACGGGTGGAAGCTGATGATCCTTGGGTTACTTGGTATGGTGTTATACCAGAGTTTAGCTTACTACGCCGCACACAGCGTCAGCGCTTTGTTTATGGGGATACTTAACTCATTAATCCCACTTTTGACGGTTTTGATCAGCATTTTAGTGCTACGTGTTGTACCCACTGTTGGCATCGCCTTGGGCACCCTGCTTTCTTTAGCTGGGTTGGTCTGGCTAGTCAGCGGCGGTCAACCGGGGTTGTTATTGCAGCACGGTATCGGTAAGGGTGAATGGCTGATGTTCGGCGCTTCAGCGTCCTATGCACTATACGGCGTATTGACTAAACGCTGGGCAATCGCGTTGCCTAACTGGCAATCACTGTATATGCAGATCCTATTTGGTGTGATATTGCTGCTGCCAAACTTCCTGATGACACAGGACGTCCAGCTCAATGGCCAGAATATTCCGTTGGTGCTGTTTGCCGGCATTCCCGCCTCTATCCTCGCGCCATTCTTGTGGATCCAAGGGGTAATGCGTCTGGGAGCTAACAAAGCTTCCATTTTTATGAACCTGGCCCCGGTGTTCACCGCCATTATCGCCGTGTTGTTCCTGCATGAGCATTTACACAGTTATCACCTCATCGGCGGTGGGATCACACTGCTGGGGGTTATTCTGTCACAACGCCTGCGTACACCTCTAAACAAGCGTTGTTAA
- a CDS encoding helix-turn-helix transcriptional regulator: MAETRHSPSANIKAPHTLFICCEETNADTEYLPHSHDWGQLVCVKTGVIALNIAGQRFLAPPEFAVWVPIGTEHSSYNRKPALFRTINIAKDCCSGLPEQACLINVSPVFSAIVEDCLVRKMLEPHTEEDLRLCLVMIDQLRISPIQQTYLPTSKDKFLGPVLEALERCPADNTPLALWARRVYTTERTLSRRCQQELGMSFSEWRQRLRFLHALSLLERGKTVQDVALDVGYSSASAFIVMFQQIAGTTPERFRRT, from the coding sequence ATGGCTGAAACCCGTCATTCCCCCAGTGCTAACATAAAAGCACCGCACACGCTGTTTATCTGTTGCGAAGAAACCAATGCGGATACTGAGTATCTGCCACACAGTCATGACTGGGGACAATTGGTTTGTGTCAAAACGGGGGTGATCGCCCTGAATATTGCTGGTCAGCGTTTTCTTGCTCCGCCAGAGTTTGCCGTCTGGGTACCAATAGGTACGGAACATTCCAGCTATAACCGCAAACCCGCACTGTTTCGTACCATTAACATCGCCAAGGACTGCTGTTCGGGGCTGCCAGAACAAGCTTGCTTGATTAATGTTTCCCCGGTGTTTAGTGCCATCGTCGAAGACTGCCTGGTACGCAAGATGCTGGAACCGCACACCGAGGAAGATTTACGCTTGTGTCTGGTGATGATAGACCAGTTACGTATTTCGCCAATCCAGCAGACCTATCTGCCTACCTCGAAAGACAAATTCTTGGGTCCAGTGCTTGAAGCGCTGGAGCGTTGTCCGGCAGATAATACGCCGCTGGCGCTTTGGGCTCGGCGAGTTTATACCACTGAACGCACCTTATCGCGCCGTTGTCAGCAAGAGTTGGGGATGTCATTTAGCGAATGGCGCCAACGTCTGCGTTTTTTGCACGCACTTTCATTGCTTGAGCGGGGGAAAACCGTACAGGATGTGGCTCTTGATGTTGGTTACAGTTCGGCTTCAGCATTTATTGTCATGTTCCAGCAAATCGCGGGAACCACGCCAGAACGCTTTCGCCGTACATAA